The stretch of DNA ATCGGTTACTTAAACCGCACCGACATCAAAAAGGCGATGGGTGAGGTTCTTCATTTAAAAAAATAACACCCATCATGAATTCAACTCTACTCATCGCTGTCCTTGTCTTCGTCACTACTTATGTGCTCATCATCTCCGAGAAAGTGCATCGAACGGTGCTCGCCTTGGCTGGTGCTATTTTGATGATCTTACTCGGGGTTGTGAATCAGGAGGAGGCCCTGCATGGAGTGGATTTTAATACTTTGGGATTGCTTATTGGGATGATGGTGATCGTAGGAATTGCGAAAGATTGTGGGATGTTTCAGTTTGTGGCCATCTGGGCATCCAAGGTCGGGAGGGGTAAACCTTTGCCCATCTTTATTTTGCTGGGACTGATCACTGCTGTGTTTTCCGCTTTCTTGGATAATGTGACGACTGTTCTTTTGATGGTTCCCGTGACTTTTGTGGTGGCCAACAACTTGAAGATAAACCCCATGCCCTATCTTATTTCGACCATTCTTTTGTCGAACATTGGAGGGACGGCCACGCTGATTGGAGACCCTCCCAATATTTTGATTGGAAGCGCGGCTAAAATCCCTTTCAATGATTTCTTGATCCACTTGGGGCCGGTGGTTGTGATCGTTGCCGTGGTTACCATTGGCCTTTTGGTGCTTTGGTATCGAAAATCCTTGGTTGCCACCAAAGAAGCTCAGGCGAGCATCATGCAATTTGTGCCCAAAGAGGCTTTGACCGATCGCCCGCTTCTCATCAAATCTTTGTTTGTTTTGGCCCTGGTCTTGCTTGGATTTTTCACCCACAGCATCACGCACTTGGAGGGTGCCACCATCGCGCTCGGAGGTGCCGCCTTGCTTTTGCTTTTAACCATGAATGACCCGGAGCATCATTTGAGAGATGTGGAGTGGACAACCATCTTCTTCTTTATTGGACTTTTTGTACTGGTGAGCGGTCTGGAATCTGTTGGCGCTATTGAATATCTTGCCGGACTGTTGATTGAAGTCACGGGAGGTGAACCCGTTCCCCTCACTCTTTCGGTGCTCTGGGGTTCTGCGGTGTTCTCTGCCGCTATCGACAATATTCCTTTTGTGGCCACCATGATCCCTCTTATTCAAAATATTGGTGAGATTTCCACGGTGGACACCGGACCTCTCTGGTGGGCACTGGCTCTTGGGGCCGACATCGGAGGAAATGCGACCATTGTGGGAGCGTCCGCCAATGTGGTGGTGAGTGGAATGGCCGGAAAACATGGTCATCGCATCGGCTTTGTGCCCTACATGAAAGTGGCCATGCCCATGACTTTTGTGGCTTTGGTCATTTGTACGATTTACATCAGCCTGCGTTACCTCAGTTAGTCGCACGGCTGAGCTCGCCTTCTTCCACTCGGTACACCTGAATGTGAGGCAGGTTTTTGAGGTGTTCCAACGAAGTGGTGGTGAGGATGCATTGGTAGCTTTGCAGGAGTTCACCAAGCTTTTCTTGGCGCTTTTGATCGAGCTCGGAGAACACATCGTCCAAGAGCAGAAGGGGTTTTTCGCCTGTTTTTTCTTCGATGTAATGGAGCTCCGCGATTTTGAGCACCAGGACGGCGCTGCGTTGTTCCCCGCGGGAGCCGGAGTCGGCCAAGGGTTTTTCGTCTAAAAAGAGTGTGAAGTCGTCTCGATGCGGGCCAACGGAGGTGGAGCCGTTTTGGATATCGTTGCTGCGATGTGCGAGGAGCCTTTCTTCATAGCGGTCTTTGCTGCAATGGCTTTGGAGGGACAGTGTTTTTCCCGGACCCGCGATGGAATGGTAATGCTGCTCCAAATCCTTTTTCAAAAAGTCTAAAAAGGCCTCGCGCTTTTCCCAAATTTTAAGGGCTTCTTCGGTGAGGCGAATGTCCCACAAATCCAGTTCCCACTCCTGCGCTCGGCCCTGCGCCGTGCGTTTGAGCAGGGCGTTACGGTGATTCAAAATGCGTTGATAGTGTGTGAGCGCCTCGACATAGTCTTTGTCCACTTGAATAAGCATCCGGTCGAGGTATTGGCGCCGTGCATGTGGGCTGCCCGTGACCAAATCCAAGTGATCCGGCGTGAACAGCACGGCTCTCAGTGAACCGAGGAAGTTTTTGGGGGCCACCCACTTGGATTGTTTTTTTACTTTTTTGGCTTCAGGGTCGCGTTGTAAAAATACTTCGAGTTGGGTTTCCTTGCCCTTGCGTTCGATGCAGGCGCGAATGCGGCCGTGCGGGCGATCCCACTTGAGGGTTTCCAGGGCTTTTACCGCACGGAAAGATTTCCCAAGTGCAAGAAAGGCGATGCTCTCCAGGAGGTTGGTTTTGCCCTGAGCATTGAGGCCCACCAGAGCGGTGACGGGCGCATCCAAGTTCAGCTCCAGATCGTCGTAATTGCGAAAATGTTCCAGCTTAAGCCATTTGAGTTTCATCGTTGGCAGTTTAGGGAGTTTCGCGCGTTTGCACAACAATCTATTTGACGGATCAAGCCCCACTCGATTAGTCTAAGCCCACTTATTTAGCCTTTTCTATGAATCAAGAAGAACTCTCTCATATGCGGCACTCTTTGGCCCACCTTTTGGCCGCGGCCGTTATGGAATTGTGGCCGGACACCAAACGCACCATTGGGCCCGCCATCGACAATGGGTTTTACTTTGATTTTGAATTCAGCCAGCCCATTACTCCTGAAGACTTGCCAAAGATCGAGAAGAAAATGCGACAAATTTTGCCCACTTGGACCTCGTTTGAGCGACATGAACTCAGCCCGGAAGACGCTAAAAAGGAATATCCGGGGAACGAGTTTAAGCACGAACTGATTGATGAATTTTCGGGTGAAGGGCAGTCGTTGTCGTTCTACAAATCGGGGGACTACTGGGATCTTTGCCGAGGAGGACATGTGGAAAACATGAAAGCGGATATCGACCCCAAATCTTTCAAACTGCACAAAATTGCGGGCGCTTACTGGCGTGGAAGCGAAAAGAATCCTCAGCTCACTCGTATTTACGGGCTTGCCTTTGAAACGGAGCAAGAGCTGGCCGACTACCTCGCAATGATGGCGGAGGCAGAAAAACGCGACCACCGAAAACTTGGGAAGGAGCTTGAGATTTTTATGCTGAGTGAAGAGGTTGGCGCCGGACTTCCGCTCTGGCTGCCCAACGGAGCGATTATTGTGGAAGAACTCGAAAAACTGGCGAAGCAGGTGGAGTTTGATGGCGGATACAGCCGTGTGCGCACCCCCCACATCACCAAGGGCACGCTCTACCACAAATCCGGGCACTTGCCTTACTATGCGGAGACCATGTTCCCGCCGATGGTGATGGACAATGAAGAATATTATTTGAAGCCGATGAACTGCCCGCACCACCATCTTATTTATGGCAACAAGACGCGCTCGTACCGGGATCTCCCCATTCGTCTTGCCGAGTATGGACACTGCTACCGTTATGAAGACAGCGGGGCTCTGTTTGGACTGATGCGTGTGCGATCCTTGTGCATGAACGATGCGCACATCTACTGCCGCCCGGATCAATTTGAAAGCGAATTCATTAAAGTGATGGAGCTCTACAAAAATTACTCCAAAATTTTCGGCATCAAAAAAATGGTGATGCGTCTTTCTTTGCATGATAAAGAAGGTCTTGGAAAGAAATATGTGAATGAGCCGGAACTGTGGATCCAAACGGAGGAACAGGTACGCCAAGCCATGCTTAAAACAGGTATCGAATTTGTGGAAGCTCCCGGCGAGGCTGCGTTCTACGGGCCCAAGATTGATGTGGAGGTGTGGTCTGCGATTGGTCGCGAATTCACGCTCGCCACAAACCAACTGGATTTTGCCGTGCCCAAGCGCTTTGACCTGACTTATGTGGACAGCGATGGACAAGAAAAAACACCGCTTTGTGTCCACCGCGCTCCTTTGGGAACGCACGAACGCTTCGTTGGATTTTTGATTGAACATTTTGCGGGAGCTTTTCCCACTTGGCTCTCACCCGTACAGGCTATTGTGCTTCCGGTTTCCGATAAATTTTTGGACTACGCGAAGGAAGTGGAAGCGGCCCTTAAGGCTGCGAATGTGCGCGCCGAAACCGATGACAGTGCCGAGAGTTTGGGTAAAAAGATCCGAGGTGCCGAGAAGCGAAAAATTCCTTGGCTTTTGGTGGTTGGCGAAGCCGAAGTGGCTGCCCGCACCGTGGCGGCGCGAAGCACTCACACTAAAAAACAAGAAAACTTTGCCTTGGACACTTTCGTAAAACAGATCGCCCACGAAATCGCGGACCGCGCACTCCCTCCCGAACCGGAAGAGGCCGCTTAGTGGTGACCACCACCACTTTCTCCACCGCCGCCCCCTTCTGCAGGTTTCTTATGTGGCCTGTTGTCCACATCCACTCCCTGCGCGCGTTCGAGTGCGGAGGCGCGAACATGATCGGCCTCGTGCTCGGCATCGTGAAGCGCCTTGGTGTAGTCCGCGAATACGGCTCCCTTAGCTTTGGCTTTTGCCTGGGCTTTGGCAATGTTTTCGCGGTGGTCTTGTTGGAGTTTTGCCACCATGGCTCCCAAATTATCTTCCTTGGTTTGGTTCACCGCATACTCCAAATAAGGAGCTATTCTTTTGTATAAATCATCAATGCCCTTTGGTGGATCTCCATTCCAAATTCCATACTGGCTTTCCAAGGCATTTATAATTGCCTTCGCATCGTCATCGGTCCGAATTTCATCATTGACCATTTTTTTGATCAAGGGATAGCTGGAATCGAAATCCAACATAGTCAAATAATCCGCTACTCCCTTCACAATGGCTCCGGTTCCTTTTTCCTCCCGGGCAAATACCTTGCTGTAAATTCCGCTTGTTCGTGGCGGCTTTGCGGCATCCGAGGGTTCCAGACGGAACATTTCTGCCCCCTTGTAAGCCCTTCTGTTCAAGACTCCTTCGTAGGTTAAGAACTGAGACGCAAAACGAACCATCTCCAGTTTATTTTGTTTTGGCTCCCTCCCTGCGTAAAGCTCCCCGTACATGTCGAGCCAAAATTCATTTCCCGTGGCCAAACTCATCAAACCGGTCTTAGGCATACCGTAACCTCCCTGGGT from Candidatus Gracilibacteria bacterium encodes:
- a CDS encoding ArsB/NhaD family transporter — translated: MNSTLLIAVLVFVTTYVLIISEKVHRTVLALAGAILMILLGVVNQEEALHGVDFNTLGLLIGMMVIVGIAKDCGMFQFVAIWASKVGRGKPLPIFILLGLITAVFSAFLDNVTTVLLMVPVTFVVANNLKINPMPYLISTILLSNIGGTATLIGDPPNILIGSAAKIPFNDFLIHLGPVVVIVAVVTIGLLVLWYRKSLVATKEAQASIMQFVPKEALTDRPLLIKSLFVLALVLLGFFTHSITHLEGATIALGGAALLLLLTMNDPEHHLRDVEWTTIFFFIGLFVLVSGLESVGAIEYLAGLLIEVTGGEPVPLTLSVLWGSAVFSAAIDNIPFVATMIPLIQNIGEISTVDTGPLWWALALGADIGGNATIVGASANVVVSGMAGKHGHRIGFVPYMKVAMPMTFVALVICTIYISLRYLS
- the thrS gene encoding threonine--tRNA ligase produces the protein MNQEELSHMRHSLAHLLAAAVMELWPDTKRTIGPAIDNGFYFDFEFSQPITPEDLPKIEKKMRQILPTWTSFERHELSPEDAKKEYPGNEFKHELIDEFSGEGQSLSFYKSGDYWDLCRGGHVENMKADIDPKSFKLHKIAGAYWRGSEKNPQLTRIYGLAFETEQELADYLAMMAEAEKRDHRKLGKELEIFMLSEEVGAGLPLWLPNGAIIVEELEKLAKQVEFDGGYSRVRTPHITKGTLYHKSGHLPYYAETMFPPMVMDNEEYYLKPMNCPHHHLIYGNKTRSYRDLPIRLAEYGHCYRYEDSGALFGLMRVRSLCMNDAHIYCRPDQFESEFIKVMELYKNYSKIFGIKKMVMRLSLHDKEGLGKKYVNEPELWIQTEEQVRQAMLKTGIEFVEAPGEAAFYGPKIDVEVWSAIGREFTLATNQLDFAVPKRFDLTYVDSDGQEKTPLCVHRAPLGTHERFVGFLIEHFAGAFPTWLSPVQAIVLPVSDKFLDYAKEVEAALKAANVRAETDDSAESLGKKIRGAEKRKIPWLLVVGEAEVAARTVAARSTHTKKQENFALDTFVKQIAHEIADRALPPEPEEAA